From the Acidovorax carolinensis genome, one window contains:
- a CDS encoding ABC transporter permease: protein MRAASLANVWRLGIKELWSLVRDPMMLVLIVYTFTVSIYVAATAMPESLHKAAIAIVDEDDSPLSARIVGSFYPPQFITPRLITLAEMDAGMDNGAYTFVLDIPPNFQREVLAGLAPAVQLNVDATRMSQAFTGSGFIQQIVAGEVNEFVQRHRGEARLPADLNVRMRFNPNLEQAWFGSLMEIINNVTMLSIILTGAALIREREHGTIEHLLVMPVTPGEIMLAKVWSMGLVVLIAALVALVFVVQGVLRVPVQGSVLLFMVLSALHLFATTSMGIFLATVARSMPQFGMLLVLTLLPLQMLSGGVTPRESMPEFVQQVMLAAPTTHFVAGAQAILYRGAGLDMVWPQMLAILAIGGVLFTVSLGRFRKTISQMA, encoded by the coding sequence ATGCGCGCCGCTTCCCTTGCCAACGTCTGGCGACTGGGCATCAAGGAACTGTGGAGCCTGGTGCGCGACCCCATGATGCTGGTGCTGATCGTCTACACCTTCACCGTGTCGATCTACGTGGCCGCCACGGCCATGCCCGAGAGCCTGCACAAGGCCGCCATCGCCATCGTGGACGAGGACGACTCGCCCCTTTCGGCGCGCATCGTGGGCAGCTTCTATCCGCCGCAATTCATCACCCCGCGCCTGATCACGCTGGCCGAGATGGATGCCGGCATGGACAACGGCGCCTACACCTTTGTGCTCGACATCCCGCCCAACTTCCAGCGCGAGGTGCTGGCCGGGCTGGCCCCCGCAGTGCAGCTCAACGTGGACGCCACGCGCATGAGCCAGGCGTTCACCGGCAGCGGCTTTATCCAGCAGATCGTGGCGGGCGAGGTCAACGAGTTCGTGCAACGCCATCGCGGCGAAGCGCGGCTGCCGGCCGATCTGAACGTGCGCATGCGCTTCAACCCGAACCTGGAGCAAGCCTGGTTCGGCTCGCTGATGGAGATCATCAACAACGTCACCATGCTGTCCATCATCCTGACGGGCGCGGCGCTGATACGCGAGCGCGAACACGGCACCATCGAGCATTTGCTGGTCATGCCCGTGACGCCCGGCGAGATCATGCTGGCCAAGGTGTGGTCCATGGGGCTGGTGGTGCTGATCGCAGCGCTGGTGGCGCTGGTGTTCGTGGTGCAGGGCGTCCTCAGGGTGCCGGTGCAGGGCTCGGTGCTGCTGTTCATGGTGCTGTCGGCGCTGCACCTGTTTGCCACCACCTCCATGGGCATCTTCCTGGCCACCGTGGCCCGCAGCATGCCGCAGTTCGGCATGCTGCTGGTGCTGACCCTGTTGCCGCTGCAAATGCTGTCGGGCGGCGTCACGCCGCGCGAGAGCATGCCTGAATTCGTGCAACAGGTGATGCTGGCCGCGCCCACCACGCACTTTGTGGCGGGCGCGCAGGCCATCCTGTACCGCGGTGCCGGCCTCGACATGGTCTGGCCACAAATGCTGGCCATACTGGCCATTGGCGGTGTGCTCTTCACCGTCTCGCTGGGCCGTTTTCGCAAAACCATCAGCCAGATGGCCTGA